Proteins encoded together in one Mycolicibacter minnesotensis window:
- a CDS encoding PrsW family intramembrane metalloprotease encodes MRNRRKVGAPLIVIVLLAILTTFLLLLFTAANPGGTLTALVLASMSMLVVLLCYRWLDRWEPEPRRLLQLAFLWGASVAVVLAVGLETFGSSVANIRPLVSKTFDMAAIQAPFIEEAAKGLFLLIMLTGRRRLALNSMTDCMVYAGIVAVGFAWMEDIVYIAPADSPAKMAAVAIARLIFGPFAHPLFTTMTGIGVFFALRRHGFWSKAFVILLGYLGAVALHASWNASLAVGGGQLFLVTYLFWLVPVFLLMVLLAMLSRRHEQQLVATKLPAMVAGGLISANEATWLGSIRTRKHAIREATRIGGRPAGRAVKKFAVQVVRLAFIRDRIDRGFGDPEVFAEQHEDAYGVVAARAAAPVLYTMAGYHSPLPVRR; translated from the coding sequence ATGCGGAACCGGCGGAAAGTCGGAGCGCCGCTCATCGTCATTGTCCTGCTCGCCATTCTCACGACGTTCCTGTTGCTGTTGTTCACCGCGGCCAACCCGGGCGGAACCCTGACCGCTCTGGTGCTGGCGAGCATGTCGATGCTGGTGGTGCTGCTGTGCTACCGGTGGCTGGATCGCTGGGAGCCCGAGCCGCGCCGCCTGCTGCAACTGGCATTCCTCTGGGGTGCATCGGTGGCCGTGGTGCTGGCCGTGGGCCTGGAGACCTTCGGGTCGTCGGTGGCCAACATTCGCCCGCTGGTGTCGAAGACCTTCGACATGGCCGCCATCCAGGCACCGTTCATCGAGGAGGCCGCCAAGGGCCTTTTCCTGCTGATCATGCTGACCGGACGCCGACGCCTCGCGCTCAACTCGATGACCGACTGCATGGTCTACGCGGGCATCGTTGCGGTGGGATTCGCCTGGATGGAAGACATCGTCTATATCGCCCCTGCCGACTCACCGGCGAAGATGGCCGCAGTGGCGATCGCCCGGCTGATCTTCGGCCCCTTCGCCCACCCGCTGTTCACCACGATGACCGGGATCGGGGTGTTCTTCGCACTGCGCCGCCATGGGTTCTGGTCGAAGGCATTCGTGATTCTGCTCGGCTACCTGGGGGCGGTGGCGCTGCACGCCTCCTGGAATGCCTCCCTGGCAGTTGGTGGTGGGCAGTTGTTCCTGGTGACGTACCTGTTCTGGCTGGTGCCGGTGTTCCTGCTGATGGTGTTGCTGGCCATGCTCAGCCGTCGACACGAACAGCAGCTGGTAGCGACCAAACTGCCCGCCATGGTGGCCGGCGGGCTGATCAGCGCCAACGAGGCGACCTGGCTCGGATCGATCCGGACCCGCAAGCACGCCATCCGCGAGGCCACCCGCATCGGCGGCCGACCCGCCGGCCGGGCCGTGAAGAAATTCGCCGTCCAGGTGGTGCGGCTGGCGTTCATCCGGGACCGCATCGATCGCGGCTTCGGCGATCCCGAGGTGTTCGCGGAACAGCACGAGGACGCCTACGGGGTGGTGGCTGCCCGTGCCGCGGCGCCGGTGCTCTACACCATGGCCGGGTATCACTCTCCCCTGCCGGTGCGGCGCTAG
- the rpsA gene encoding 30S ribosomal protein S1: MPSPTITSPQVAINDIGSAEDFLAAIDKTIKYFNDGDIVEGTIVKVDRDEVLLDIGYKTEGVIPSRELSIKHDVDPHEVVSVGDEVEALVLTKEDKEGRLILSKKRAQYERAWGTIEELKEKDEAVKGTVIEVVKGGLILDIGLRGFLPASLVEMRRVRDLQPYIGKEIEAKIIELDKNRNNVVLSRRAWLEQTQSEVRSEFLNQLQKGAVRKGVVSSIVNFGAFVDLGGVDGLVHVSELSWKHIDHPSEVVQVGDEVTVEVLDVDMDRERVSLSLKATQEDPWRHFARTHAIGQIVPGKVTKLVPFGAFVRVEEGIEGLVHISELAEHHVEVPDQVVAVGDDAMVKVIDIDLDRRRISLSLKQANEDYTEEFDPSKYGMADSYDEQGNYIFPEGFDADTNEWIEGFDKQRTEWEARYAEAERRHKMHTTQMEKFAAAEHAEPRSGANGSHRDEAPAGGSLASDEQLAALREKLAGNSA; this comes from the coding sequence ATGCCAAGTCCCACCATCACCTCGCCGCAAGTAGCCATCAACGACATTGGCTCGGCCGAGGACTTTCTCGCCGCTATCGACAAGACGATCAAGTACTTCAACGATGGCGACATCGTAGAAGGGACGATCGTCAAGGTTGACCGGGACGAGGTCCTGCTCGACATCGGTTACAAGACCGAAGGGGTCATCCCCTCCCGCGAACTGTCCATCAAGCACGACGTCGACCCCCACGAGGTGGTGTCCGTCGGCGATGAGGTCGAAGCTCTGGTCCTGACCAAAGAGGACAAAGAGGGTCGGCTGATCCTGTCCAAGAAGCGCGCCCAGTACGAGCGCGCTTGGGGCACCATCGAGGAGCTCAAGGAGAAGGACGAGGCCGTCAAGGGCACCGTCATCGAGGTCGTCAAGGGCGGCCTGATCCTCGACATCGGGCTGCGCGGCTTCCTGCCGGCCTCGCTGGTGGAGATGCGCCGGGTCCGCGACCTGCAGCCCTACATCGGCAAAGAGATCGAAGCCAAGATCATCGAGCTGGACAAGAACCGCAACAACGTGGTGCTGTCGCGTCGCGCTTGGCTGGAGCAGACCCAGTCCGAGGTGCGCAGCGAGTTCCTCAACCAGCTGCAGAAGGGCGCCGTCCGCAAGGGTGTCGTGTCCTCGATCGTCAACTTCGGCGCCTTCGTCGACCTGGGCGGCGTGGACGGCCTGGTGCACGTCTCCGAGCTGTCCTGGAAGCACATCGACCACCCGTCCGAGGTGGTTCAGGTGGGCGACGAGGTCACCGTCGAGGTGCTCGACGTCGACATGGACCGCGAGCGGGTTTCGCTGTCGCTCAAGGCCACTCAGGAAGACCCGTGGCGGCACTTCGCCCGTACCCACGCGATCGGTCAGATCGTCCCGGGCAAGGTCACCAAGCTGGTGCCGTTCGGTGCGTTCGTCCGCGTCGAGGAGGGCATCGAGGGTCTGGTGCACATCTCCGAGCTGGCTGAGCACCACGTCGAGGTCCCGGACCAGGTGGTCGCGGTCGGCGACGACGCCATGGTCAAGGTCATCGACATCGACCTGGACCGTCGCCGGATCTCGCTGAGCCTCAAGCAGGCCAACGAGGACTACACCGAGGAGTTCGACCCCTCGAAGTACGGCATGGCCGACAGCTACGACGAGCAGGGCAACTACATCTTCCCCGAGGGCTTCGACGCCGACACCAACGAGTGGATCGAAGGTTTCGACAAGCAGCGCACCGAGTGGGAGGCCCGCTACGCCGAGGCCGAGCGCCGGCACAAGATGCACACCACGCAGATGGAGAAGTTCGCCGCTGCCGAGCACGCGGAGCCGCGCTCGGGTGCCAACGGTTCGCACCGCGACGAGGCTCCGGCCGGCGGTTCGTTGGCCAGCGACGAGCAGCTCGCCGCTCTGCGGGAGAAGCTCGCCGGTAACAGCGCTTAA
- the coaE gene encoding dephospho-CoA kinase — MLRIGLTGGIGAGKSTVSATFSHHGGVIVDGDVIAREVVEPGTEGLAKLVEAFGPGILLSDGALDRPALAAIAFSDDDKRAILNGIVHPLVAHRRSELIAEAGDEAVIVEDIPLLVESQMAPLFPLVVVVHADVETRVARLLQYRGMSEEDARARIAAQATEPQRRDVADVWLDNSGDPEQLAEQALELWHRRIKPFAHNLITRQTVPSPTRVKPADPTWPDQAQRILARLRTACGHRAVRVDHIGSTAVTGMDAKDVIDVQVTVASLAMADELADSLLRAGYPAVEAITADNGKPDARSTAAEFDHVGDPALWQKRIHASADPGRATNVHIRVEGWPNQQFALLFPAWLSADPAARAQYLAVKRDAERAGIDGGIEAYAQVKEPWFDAAYRQAWAWADDTGWRP, encoded by the coding sequence ATGCTGCGTATCGGTCTGACCGGCGGTATCGGCGCCGGTAAGTCGACGGTGTCGGCTACCTTCAGCCACCACGGTGGTGTCATCGTTGACGGTGACGTCATCGCCCGTGAAGTTGTGGAGCCCGGTACCGAAGGCCTCGCCAAATTGGTCGAGGCCTTCGGGCCGGGCATCCTGCTTTCCGACGGAGCTTTGGATCGTCCGGCGCTGGCGGCGATCGCCTTCAGTGACGACGACAAGCGAGCGATCCTCAATGGCATCGTCCATCCCCTGGTGGCGCACCGCCGGTCGGAGCTGATCGCCGAAGCCGGTGACGAGGCGGTGATCGTGGAGGACATCCCGCTTCTGGTCGAATCACAGATGGCCCCGCTGTTCCCGCTGGTGGTCGTGGTGCACGCGGACGTAGAGACACGAGTAGCCCGACTCCTCCAGTACCGTGGCATGTCGGAGGAGGATGCGCGGGCTAGGATCGCCGCGCAGGCCACCGAGCCGCAGCGTCGCGACGTCGCCGATGTCTGGCTGGACAACTCGGGGGACCCCGAACAGCTGGCAGAACAGGCACTGGAGCTGTGGCACCGGCGCATCAAGCCGTTCGCACACAATCTGATCACCCGCCAGACGGTGCCCTCCCCGACGCGCGTCAAGCCGGCCGACCCGACCTGGCCGGATCAGGCGCAACGCATCCTCGCCCGGCTGCGCACCGCGTGCGGGCACCGGGCGGTCCGGGTGGATCACATCGGCTCCACAGCGGTGACCGGGATGGACGCCAAAGACGTCATCGACGTCCAGGTCACGGTCGCCTCCCTGGCGATGGCCGACGAACTCGCCGATTCCCTGCTGCGCGCCGGCTATCCCGCGGTGGAGGCGATCACCGCTGACAACGGCAAGCCCGACGCGCGCAGCACCGCAGCCGAATTCGATCACGTGGGAGATCCGGCGTTATGGCAGAAGCGTATTCACGCCTCCGCCGATCCGGGGCGGGCCACCAACGTGCACATCCGAGTCGAGGGGTGGCCCAATCAGCAGTTCGCGCTGCTGTTTCCGGCCTGGCTTTCCGCCGACCCTGCCGCCCGGGCCCAGTACCTGGCGGTCAAGCGTGACGCCGAGCGCGCGGGTATCGACGGCGGTATCGAGGCCTACGCGCAGGTCAAGGAGCCCTGGTTCGACGCCGCCTATCGGCAGGCGTGGGCCTGGGCCGACGACACCGGGTGGCGTCCCTAG
- a CDS encoding DUF402 domain-containing protein, with amino-acid sequence MHAPKEETFDLVGHTNTDPKGVVRAVDIYTVQPWGLYLARPTPGRAQFHYLQSWLLPSLGLRATVFHFNPGHERDQDFYLDVGEYTAGPQLWHARDHYLDLVVRTGSGVELADTDELVAAVAEGLLTRHDAEQAVLRAVAAVDGLARHGYDLQRWLGDQGMQLSWPVGDGFTGTPPASQ; translated from the coding sequence GTGCACGCACCAAAGGAAGAGACCTTTGATCTGGTCGGCCACACCAACACCGACCCCAAAGGGGTGGTGCGCGCCGTCGACATCTACACGGTGCAGCCCTGGGGCCTCTATCTGGCCCGGCCCACCCCCGGCCGCGCGCAGTTCCACTATCTGCAGTCCTGGCTGCTGCCGTCGCTGGGACTCCGCGCAACCGTGTTCCACTTCAACCCGGGCCATGAGCGCGACCAGGACTTCTATCTGGACGTCGGCGAATACACCGCGGGCCCACAGCTCTGGCATGCACGCGACCACTACCTGGATCTGGTGGTCCGCACCGGATCCGGCGTAGAGCTCGCCGACACCGACGAGCTGGTGGCCGCCGTCGCCGAGGGCCTGCTGACCAGGCACGACGCCGAGCAGGCGGTGTTGCGTGCGGTGGCCGCCGTCGACGGCCTGGCACGGCACGGCTACGACCTACAGCGGTGGCTCGGCGATCAGGGCATGCAGCTGAGCTGGCCGGTCGGCGACGGATTCACCGGGACGCCACCGGCATCTCAGTAG